Proteins from a single region of Sediminitomix flava:
- a CDS encoding M15 family metallopeptidase, giving the protein MKKLFKGLFSIFLFLVLTSGILFAIYPKQSKKFLLESIATITPILIKSDPYQENKYGVHPLLYQKVEQMRLQLQKEGIYIKVIRGHRNLKEQARLYAQGRTTKGGIVTNAIPGLSFHNYGWAVDVVVFENGKPKWNNRHWDRIGEVGKSLGLTWGGDWKKLVDRPHFQLKIKDILLAD; this is encoded by the coding sequence ATGAAAAAATTATTCAAAGGACTTTTTTCGATATTCCTATTTTTGGTATTAACCAGCGGAATTTTATTCGCAATTTACCCGAAGCAAAGCAAAAAATTTCTTTTAGAAAGTATTGCTACAATCACCCCGATTTTAATTAAATCTGATCCTTATCAAGAAAACAAGTACGGTGTTCATCCACTACTTTATCAGAAAGTGGAACAAATGAGACTTCAACTTCAAAAAGAAGGAATTTACATAAAAGTGATTCGTGGGCATCGGAATTTAAAAGAACAAGCAAGATTGTATGCTCAAGGGCGAACAACAAAAGGAGGGATTGTGACAAATGCAATTCCAGGACTCTCATTTCATAATTATGGTTGGGCTGTAGATGTGGTTGTATTTGAAAATGGGAAACCGAAGTGGAATAACAGACATTGGGATAGAATAGGCGAAGTAGGAAAATCTTTAGGTCTTACTTGGGGTGGGGATTGGAAAAAACTTGTAGACCGACCACATTTTCAACTAAAAATAAAAGATATTTTACTAGCTGACTAA
- a CDS encoding TonB-dependent receptor, which yields MKIQHYFPLVMLFCIAFFQGAITHAQTVRGVIKDADTKEALVGASVQIMTSDHSVIGAVTNMDGEFSITNAPLGRQSLQISFVGYEPKLIHNIIISRAKEAVISEFLKESSEMLESVDVVAQTDKAISQNEFAVVSARTFSVEETERMPGGLSDPSRMLTTFAGVTMGSPEGNNDIVVRGNSPRGLQWRLEGMPIPNPNHFANEGGTGGGISALNSAMLANSDFYMGAFPAEYGNATSGIFNIQLKEGNNQQTQFGFELGALGTDLTAEGPFTDSGNNSFIVNYRYSSLGLLHAAGLRIVGDNIPNYQDGSFKLKFDLGKKGEIIAYGLGGYNSIDQKESTADGLVYEDIDFTTSFGIVGLQHNLSISPKTKLETTFQATSKKSDLIQYMLDSPTASEMHLEGEYASSRPEYRMKWDLTHKLNNKHKFKVGALWQNLNYDIKVSIFEKDFNQTITYLDDKGSSNILETYGMWKYAVNNRLSLNSGVHLTHFRQTEETVVEPRFSLQYSLGAKDIISIGYGLHSNAEDLSVYLTQVVDENGNTYQPNLDLRMAKSEHYVIGYQHFFSDQLNFKAEAYYQRHYDVPVINDENRNESSMNITSGDELWGTELLNEGTGRNVGVELTLEKYFMNGYYYLLSGTVYDAKYTALDGVERNSHFNGNYAGNLVGGKEWQWETKKGKSKTFGVGGKFALMGGYYYTPIDEEASLREEQTVFVEDEIYSLKGDDIMRIDLQLNLITNKKKSTHTWSLDIQNVTNVQTSTHRYYNRFEGQFKEIAQMGFLPNLSYRVEF from the coding sequence ATGAAAATTCAACACTACTTTCCATTAGTGATGCTCTTCTGTATTGCCTTTTTTCAAGGGGCGATAACCCACGCCCAGACAGTCAGAGGAGTAATTAAAGATGCTGATACCAAGGAAGCTTTGGTTGGTGCAAGTGTCCAAATCATGACCTCTGATCATTCGGTTATTGGAGCAGTGACCAATATGGATGGTGAATTTAGTATAACCAATGCGCCATTAGGAAGGCAGTCATTACAAATCTCTTTTGTAGGCTATGAACCCAAATTGATACACAATATCATTATTAGCAGAGCGAAAGAAGCCGTTATCAGCGAGTTTTTAAAAGAGTCTTCTGAAATGCTAGAAAGTGTAGATGTTGTGGCACAAACAGATAAAGCTATTTCTCAGAATGAGTTTGCAGTAGTTTCAGCAAGGACATTTAGTGTAGAAGAAACAGAACGTATGCCCGGTGGTCTTTCTGATCCTTCTCGAATGCTCACAACATTTGCGGGAGTGACCATGGGAAGCCCCGAAGGGAATAATGATATTGTAGTGAGAGGAAATTCGCCGCGAGGTTTACAGTGGCGATTGGAAGGAATGCCAATTCCTAATCCGAATCACTTTGCCAATGAAGGAGGTACAGGTGGAGGAATTTCGGCACTGAATAGCGCTATGCTTGCCAATTCAGATTTTTATATGGGAGCTTTTCCTGCTGAATATGGCAATGCTACTTCAGGTATTTTCAATATTCAATTGAAAGAAGGAAATAACCAACAGACACAATTTGGTTTTGAGTTGGGGGCACTCGGAACAGACCTTACGGCTGAAGGGCCATTTACCGACTCAGGGAATAATTCATTCATAGTGAATTATAGATACTCTAGTTTAGGCCTTTTACATGCCGCAGGTTTGAGAATTGTTGGAGATAACATTCCGAATTATCAAGATGGAAGTTTTAAGCTGAAGTTTGACCTTGGCAAAAAGGGAGAGATCATAGCCTATGGTTTGGGAGGTTATAATAGCATCGATCAGAAAGAATCAACAGCGGATGGATTGGTCTATGAAGATATTGATTTTACTACCTCATTCGGTATTGTGGGGCTTCAGCATAATCTTTCGATCAGCCCTAAAACGAAACTAGAAACAACATTTCAAGCGACCTCTAAAAAGAGTGATCTTATTCAGTATATGTTAGATTCTCCTACAGCTTCCGAAATGCATTTGGAAGGGGAGTATGCTTCAAGCAGACCTGAGTATCGGATGAAGTGGGATTTGACACATAAATTGAATAACAAGCATAAGTTCAAAGTAGGAGCGCTTTGGCAGAATCTCAATTATGATATTAAAGTATCTATTTTCGAAAAAGATTTTAATCAAACAATTACTTATCTGGACGATAAAGGAAGTAGTAATATTCTAGAAACTTACGGAATGTGGAAATATGCAGTCAATAACAGACTATCCCTCAATTCGGGAGTTCACCTTACGCATTTCAGACAGACAGAAGAAACTGTTGTAGAACCTCGTTTTTCTCTGCAATACAGTCTTGGAGCAAAAGACATTATATCTATTGGTTATGGTCTGCATAGCAATGCAGAAGATTTATCCGTTTACCTCACGCAAGTAGTTGATGAAAACGGCAATACCTATCAACCGAATTTAGATTTAAGAATGGCAAAGTCGGAACATTATGTCATCGGTTATCAACATTTCTTTTCTGACCAACTCAATTTTAAGGCTGAAGCCTATTACCAAAGACATTATGACGTACCTGTAATCAATGATGAAAACAGGAATGAATCGAGTATGAATATCACTTCTGGCGATGAACTTTGGGGGACAGAATTGCTCAACGAAGGAACGGGTAGAAATGTGGGAGTAGAGCTGACTTTAGAAAAATACTTTATGAATGGCTATTATTATTTGCTAAGCGGTACTGTGTACGATGCTAAATATACAGCCTTGGATGGCGTAGAAAGAAATAGTCATTTCAACGGGAATTATGCTGGAAATCTTGTTGGTGGAAAAGAATGGCAATGGGAAACAAAAAAAGGAAAGAGTAAGACTTTTGGTGTAGGGGGTAAGTTTGCTCTGATGGGCGGTTACTATTACACCCCAATCGACGAAGAAGCTTCTTTAAGAGAAGAACAAACTGTTTTTGTAGAAGATGAAATTTATTCTCTGAAAGGTGATGACATCATGCGAATAGATTTACAACTGAATTTGATTACCAACAAGAAAAAAAGTACACACACTTGGTCGCTAGATATTCAGAATGTAACCAATGTACAAACTTCTACACATCGATATTACAACCGATTTGAAGGTCAATTCAAAGAAATTGCTCAGATGGGTTTTCTCCCAAATTTGAGTTATAGAGTAGAGTTTTAA
- a CDS encoding FMN-binding negative transcriptional regulator, whose product MYPPKHYQETDFSNIIACIRQFPFATLISVEEGESYITHLPLMYKTDDQGNGKLVGHLDRNNPHAAFFKDKKIKVIFHGPSEYISPTYMTTSQLPTWNYVKVHVEGTTREITAAEDVKTLMVEMTEFLEKSDQPFELDYNDPRMEKYLPYILGFEISIEKWEGKFKLSQDKSPIDRQKTKEAMFEKSTEGLKEFLDTVYGEE is encoded by the coding sequence ATGTATCCTCCAAAACACTATCAAGAAACTGACTTTTCAAACATCATTGCTTGTATTCGTCAATTTCCATTTGCCACACTTATTTCTGTAGAAGAAGGTGAAAGTTACATCACACATCTACCATTGATGTACAAAACAGATGATCAGGGGAATGGGAAATTAGTAGGACATCTAGACCGAAATAATCCGCATGCTGCATTTTTCAAGGATAAAAAAATAAAGGTGATTTTTCATGGACCTAGTGAATACATCTCTCCTACTTACATGACAACCTCACAATTACCGACTTGGAATTATGTAAAAGTTCATGTGGAAGGCACAACAAGAGAGATCACAGCTGCTGAAGATGTAAAAACACTGATGGTAGAAATGACTGAATTTTTAGAGAAATCAGATCAACCATTTGAACTCGATTACAATGATCCTCGAATGGAAAAGTACTTGCCTTACATCTTGGGTTTTGAAATTTCTATTGAAAAATGGGAAGGTAAATTCAAACTCTCACAAGATAAAAGCCCTATAGACCGTCAGAAAACAAAAGAAGCTATGTTTGAAAAAAGCACAGAAGGTCTGAAAGAATTCTTGGATACGGTCTATGGAGAAGAATAA
- a CDS encoding Glu/Leu/Phe/Val dehydrogenase dimerization domain-containing protein, with amino-acid sequence MESVFDKVSAMGHEQVVYCHDKETGLKAIIGIHNTVLGPSLGGTRMWMYENEQQALNDALRLSRGMTFKNSIAGLNLGGGKAVIIGDAKKHKTEALMRAFGRFVKNLNGKYITAEDVGMTSSDMEHIFAETKHVSGLPEARGGLGDPSPFTAYTTYMGMKAAAKKAYGSDSLEGKAVSVQGAGNVGKYLIEFLEKEGCKIYVTDYYEDRLKQIANDYKVEAVGLDEIYDLNVDIYSPCALGATVNNDTLKRLNCDIIAGCSNNQLADEKVHGDLCLEKGILYAPDFLINCGGVINVYAEVIGTTKDWSQYKCEKVYDQTLKVFEASAAENKNTQEVAIEIAMKRIEDIAKVKVTY; translated from the coding sequence ATGGAATCAGTATTTGATAAGGTTTCTGCCATGGGGCATGAGCAAGTTGTTTACTGTCATGATAAAGAAACAGGGTTAAAGGCGATTATTGGTATTCATAATACTGTGCTTGGACCTTCTCTTGGAGGAACTCGTATGTGGATGTATGAGAATGAACAACAAGCGCTTAATGATGCTCTCCGTCTTTCGAGAGGAATGACTTTCAAAAACTCGATTGCAGGACTTAACCTTGGTGGAGGAAAAGCAGTAATTATCGGAGATGCTAAAAAGCATAAGACTGAAGCTTTAATGCGTGCTTTTGGCCGTTTTGTGAAAAACTTGAACGGTAAATATATCACAGCAGAAGATGTTGGAATGACTTCTTCTGATATGGAGCATATTTTTGCAGAAACAAAGCATGTTTCTGGTCTTCCAGAGGCTAGAGGTGGTTTGGGTGATCCATCACCATTTACAGCGTATACTACTTATATGGGTATGAAAGCTGCTGCTAAAAAAGCATACGGTTCAGATTCATTGGAAGGAAAAGCTGTATCTGTACAAGGAGCAGGTAACGTAGGGAAATATTTGATCGAATTCTTGGAAAAAGAAGGATGTAAGATCTATGTGACTGATTACTATGAAGACCGTTTGAAGCAAATTGCAAATGACTACAAAGTAGAAGCAGTAGGTTTAGATGAAATTTATGACCTAAATGTAGATATTTATTCTCCATGTGCCTTGGGAGCAACAGTAAATAATGATACACTTAAGCGTTTGAATTGTGATATCATTGCTGGATGTTCAAACAACCAATTGGCAGATGAGAAGGTACACGGAGACCTTTGTTTGGAGAAAGGAATACTTTATGCGCCAGATTTCTTGATCAACTGTGGTGGAGTAATCAACGTTTATGCGGAGGTTATTGGTACGACTAAAGATTGGAGCCAATACAAGTGTGAAAAAGTATATGATCAGACATTGAAGGTATTTGAAGCTTCTGCTGCAGAGAACAAAAATACACAAGAGGTAGCTATCGAGATCGCGATGAAGCGTATCGAAGATATCGCAAAAGTTAAAGTGACTTACTAA
- a CDS encoding YjjG family noncanonical pyrimidine nucleotidase, producing the protein MKRNLFKHIFFDLDHTLWDFEKSSEETLIELYKDFQLEKRMNAPVELFVETFRKVNFSLWAQLDNREITKKYVREQRFPLVFEKLGANPADSPIGMGEEYLRRCPKKANLIEGTIEVLEYLKDDYQLHILTNGFQDVQHIKMSHSNIDSYFESVVTAECSGFSKPNKSMFDYALNLANAKAEESIMIGDNLNADIKGAIGAGIQAIFFNPDEKDHEEELLADIKNLNQLIDLL; encoded by the coding sequence GTGAAACGTAATTTATTCAAACATATATTTTTCGATCTTGACCATACACTTTGGGACTTCGAAAAGAGCTCGGAAGAGACTTTAATCGAACTCTACAAAGATTTTCAACTTGAAAAACGAATGAATGCTCCTGTTGAACTTTTCGTAGAAACTTTCCGAAAAGTTAATTTTTCGCTTTGGGCACAGCTCGATAATAGAGAAATCACGAAAAAGTATGTGAGAGAGCAGCGTTTCCCTTTGGTATTTGAAAAATTAGGTGCAAACCCAGCAGACTCACCAATTGGTATGGGAGAGGAGTATTTAAGAAGATGTCCTAAAAAGGCAAATTTGATAGAAGGGACCATTGAAGTTTTAGAATACTTGAAGGATGATTACCAGCTTCATATTTTGACGAATGGTTTTCAAGATGTACAACACATTAAAATGAGTCATAGTAATATTGATTCATATTTTGAAAGTGTAGTAACGGCTGAATGTTCTGGTTTCTCAAAACCCAACAAAAGTATGTTTGATTATGCCTTGAACTTAGCCAATGCCAAGGCTGAAGAGTCAATTATGATTGGGGATAACTTGAATGCAGATATTAAAGGAGCGATAGGAGCGGGTATTCAGGCTATTTTTTTTAATCCCGATGAAAAAGATCATGAAGAAGAGTTGTTGGCAGATATCAAGAATTTGAATCAATTGATCGATTTGCTTTAA
- a CDS encoding alpha/beta fold hydrolase — MNLFYRESGEGEPLIVLHGLFGSSDNWMPQTKILSEKYRVFLVDQRNHGQSPHADEWNYEVMVEDLKAFIEEYDIKNPNILGHSMGGKVAMLFAVKYPELINKLIVVDISPRYYPVHHHSILAGLHSLDLSEIKSRGQADKALAQYVSELGVRQFLLKNLSRTSDGFEWKINLDVISNNIEEVGKALPEGSSCETPTLFIGGTLSDYILEKDQEEIPTIFSDVRIEMVEGANHWVQAVKPQELITLVTEFIG; from the coding sequence ATGAATCTTTTTTATAGAGAGTCGGGAGAAGGAGAACCACTAATCGTACTTCATGGTTTGTTTGGTTCTTCTGATAACTGGATGCCGCAAACAAAAATATTGAGTGAAAAATACCGTGTTTTTTTAGTCGATCAACGAAATCATGGACAGTCGCCACATGCCGATGAATGGAATTATGAAGTGATGGTTGAAGATTTGAAGGCATTTATTGAAGAGTATGATATCAAGAATCCTAATATTCTTGGTCATTCAATGGGAGGAAAGGTCGCAATGCTATTTGCTGTAAAATACCCTGAGCTTATCAATAAACTGATTGTTGTAGATATTTCACCGAGATATTATCCTGTACACCATCACAGTATTTTGGCAGGACTCCACAGTCTAGATTTGAGTGAGATAAAGAGTAGAGGACAGGCTGATAAGGCTTTAGCACAATATGTGAGTGAGCTTGGTGTTCGTCAGTTTCTCTTGAAAAACCTTTCTCGTACCTCAGATGGTTTTGAGTGGAAAATTAACCTAGATGTGATTTCTAATAATATTGAGGAAGTGGGGAAAGCATTACCAGAAGGAAGTTCGTGTGAGACACCTACATTATTTATAGGAGGAACACTATCTGATTATATTTTGGAGAAAGATCAGGAAGAAATTCCTACAATTTTTAGTGATGTAAGAATCGAGATGGTAGAAGGAGCTAACCATTGGGTACAAGCTGTTAAACCTCAAGAGTTAATTACACTTGTAACCGAATTTATTGGTTAA
- a CDS encoding alpha/beta fold hydrolase translates to MPKRYINDIDLYYEEYGSGEPLLLIHGLGSCSGDWDYQVSDFRHHYRLIIPDLRGHGNSSKPKTPYSMRLFAQDIISLIEQLNLEKVNLVGLSLGGMISFQIAALRPDLVKSMVVVNSTPSFKPSTFREQYSLWLRLSILRLFGLRYASRLVAVRMFPKPEHVALKQRVYRRLINNDTHAYKNSIRAIVRWKLSDEQLRHMHLPILIVTGDRDIYSVAYKEAYTTKLPNAKLVVIPDSGHGTPHDQPLLFNKEVKDFLEKPKVSTSVAS, encoded by the coding sequence ATGCCAAAACGATATATCAACGACATCGACCTATATTATGAAGAATATGGAAGTGGAGAACCCCTGCTTCTAATTCATGGCTTAGGCTCTTGTTCGGGTGATTGGGACTATCAAGTATCAGATTTTCGTCATCATTATCGCTTGATTATTCCAGATTTGAGAGGGCATGGAAACTCTAGCAAACCCAAGACGCCTTACAGCATGCGTCTTTTCGCACAAGATATTATAAGCCTTATTGAACAACTTAACCTTGAAAAAGTAAACCTAGTAGGCCTGTCTTTGGGAGGAATGATTTCTTTCCAAATAGCTGCACTACGTCCCGACCTCGTAAAATCTATGGTGGTTGTGAACAGTACTCCATCTTTCAAACCATCCACTTTTAGAGAACAATATAGCCTTTGGCTCAGACTTTCAATTTTACGCCTTTTTGGTTTAAGATATGCTTCTAGATTGGTTGCCGTAAGAATGTTTCCTAAACCAGAGCATGTTGCGCTCAAACAGCGTGTATACAGAAGATTAATCAATAACGATACACATGCCTACAAAAACTCAATCAGAGCTATTGTGCGTTGGAAACTCTCCGATGAACAGCTTAGGCATATGCATTTACCAATCTTGATTGTGACAGGAGATCGGGATATTTATTCGGTAGCTTACAAAGAAGCTTACACCACAAAATTACCCAATGCAAAACTTGTTGTCATCCCTGATTCTGGACACGGAACCCCACATGATCAGCCTTTACTCTTCAACAAGGAAGTCAAAGATTTCTTGGAAAAACCTAAAGTTTCTACCTCTGTAGCTTCTTAA
- a CDS encoding ABC transporter ATP-binding protein: MSEQHKKQKKKLDRHILKRLFTFAKPYKVHFVGLVLLTVGLGVLAPVRPFLVEKTIDQYIVPGDFEGLNFMLILLIGLTLFQALVQFSHTYISGWLGQHVIRDIRVKLYEHILKLKLSFYDQTPIGRLVTRTVSDIETLSEVFSNGVAALIGDLLQLFFILLLMFYTDWKLTLVCLSVLPILLYSTYIFKEKIKSSFHDVRTAVANLNTFVQEHITGMNIVQIFNSEKREQEKFEQINEEHKKANLRSVMYYSVYYPVAEVISASSTGLLVWYGAREVLSADIQVGTMVAFIMYIGQFFRPIRMIADRFNTLQMGVVSTERIFDLLDIKDAVQSEGKQKPEKIEGHIKFDEVFFAYNDENYVLKDINFEMHPGDKIAFVGATGAGKSSIINLLNRFYEIQKGQIFLDGKEIHEYDLSYLRQHIGIVLQDVFLFSDTIRNNITLGNTDITDEQIMKAAELVGAKDFIEKLPGTLNYNVMERGSTLSVGQRQLISFVRAMVYDPKILILDEATSSVDSETEELIQRAVHSMMEGRTSIAIAHRLATIKEADKIIVLDKGEIKEVGSHDELLAKGGFYARLYEIQYKEVV, translated from the coding sequence ATGTCAGAACAGCACAAGAAACAGAAGAAGAAGTTAGATCGCCACATATTAAAGCGCCTTTTCACTTTTGCCAAGCCATACAAAGTACATTTTGTAGGCTTAGTCCTTTTAACTGTCGGGTTGGGAGTATTAGCTCCAGTCCGCCCTTTTTTAGTTGAAAAAACGATTGACCAATACATTGTACCAGGAGATTTTGAAGGCTTGAACTTCATGCTTATCCTCTTGATTGGACTTACCTTGTTCCAAGCATTGGTACAATTTTCCCATACCTATATCTCAGGTTGGCTAGGGCAACACGTCATTCGTGATATCAGAGTAAAACTTTATGAGCATATTCTGAAACTCAAACTGTCTTTTTACGATCAGACTCCAATCGGACGTTTGGTTACAAGAACAGTTTCTGATATCGAGACGCTTTCAGAAGTTTTCTCAAATGGTGTCGCGGCACTTATTGGAGACTTACTTCAGTTATTCTTCATTTTACTTCTGATGTTCTATACAGATTGGAAACTTACTTTGGTTTGTCTTTCTGTACTTCCAATTCTTTTGTATTCGACATACATTTTCAAAGAGAAAATCAAGTCTTCCTTCCACGATGTGCGTACTGCCGTAGCGAACTTAAATACCTTCGTTCAAGAGCATATTACAGGAATGAACATCGTTCAGATTTTCAACAGTGAAAAAAGAGAGCAAGAGAAGTTTGAACAAATCAACGAAGAGCACAAAAAAGCAAACCTTCGTTCTGTAATGTACTACTCGGTTTACTATCCTGTAGCAGAAGTCATTTCGGCTAGTAGTACAGGACTTTTGGTTTGGTATGGAGCCAGAGAAGTGCTGAGCGCAGATATTCAAGTGGGTACAATGGTTGCCTTTATCATGTATATTGGTCAGTTCTTCCGCCCAATCCGAATGATTGCTGACCGTTTCAACACGCTTCAGATGGGTGTAGTAAGTACAGAACGTATTTTTGACTTACTTGATATCAAAGACGCTGTTCAAAGTGAAGGAAAGCAAAAACCAGAAAAAATAGAAGGACATATCAAATTTGATGAAGTATTCTTTGCATACAATGATGAGAATTATGTACTAAAAGACATCAACTTTGAAATGCATCCTGGAGATAAAATTGCCTTTGTAGGAGCTACGGGTGCTGGTAAATCTTCAATCATCAATCTACTGAATCGTTTTTATGAAATTCAGAAAGGACAAATCTTCTTGGACGGAAAAGAGATTCATGAGTATGATTTGAGTTACCTCAGACAACACATCGGAATTGTATTGCAAGATGTATTCTTATTCTCAGATACCATCAGAAATAACATCACGCTTGGCAATACGGACATCACTGATGAACAAATCATGAAAGCTGCCGAATTGGTTGGAGCAAAAGATTTCATCGAGAAATTACCAGGAACATTGAATTATAATGTGATGGAAAGAGGTTCTACACTTTCTGTAGGACAACGTCAGTTGATTTCATTTGTGCGTGCGATGGTCTACGATCCTAAAATCTTGATTTTGGACGAAGCTACCTCATCAGTAGATAGTGAAACAGAAGAGTTGATCCAAAGAGCAGTGCATTCTATGATGGAAGGGCGTACTTCTATTGCGATTGCTCACCGTTTAGCAACTATCAAAGAAGCTGACAAAATTATCGTTTTAGATAAAGGAGAAATCAAAGAAGTTGGTTCTCATGATGAATTACTTGCCAAAGGCGGTTTCTATGCTCGCCTTTATGAAATTCAGTACAAAGAAGTAGTCTAG
- a CDS encoding aldose 1-epimerase family protein yields the protein MYIQNEFLTASFNARGAELCSLRDKNGKEYIWDAQAAHWARHAPILFPIVGKLKDNKMTYKGTEYAMNQHGFARDRVFKMLEKTATSIKFGLRHDEDTLEVFPFAFTIHIIYTLKENQLEVAYHVKNPDTEKLYFSIGAHPAFNCPLEDGKKRSDYQFVFEKAITADTYRITNGNQNGEKERVITKKKELQITDDLFEKDALVFKNFPSSSVGIAEVGKTPYVNMHFKGFPFLGLWSASKDAPFVCIEPWLGIADTVEGQEDFSKKEGVIEVAPKEAFDASYTIEINA from the coding sequence ATGTACATTCAGAATGAATTTTTGACAGCTTCATTTAATGCTCGTGGAGCAGAGCTTTGTAGCTTGAGAGATAAAAACGGTAAAGAGTATATTTGGGATGCACAAGCTGCTCATTGGGCTAGACATGCTCCTATTTTATTTCCGATTGTAGGGAAGTTGAAAGACAACAAAATGACTTACAAAGGAACCGAATATGCAATGAACCAACATGGATTTGCAAGAGATAGAGTTTTCAAAATGCTCGAAAAAACAGCTACAAGTATCAAATTTGGATTGAGGCACGATGAAGATACACTAGAAGTTTTTCCTTTTGCATTTACTATACATATCATTTACACCCTCAAGGAGAATCAGTTGGAAGTAGCATATCATGTGAAGAATCCTGATACTGAAAAACTATACTTCTCTATTGGTGCACACCCTGCCTTCAATTGTCCTTTGGAAGACGGAAAAAAACGTTCGGATTACCAATTTGTATTTGAAAAAGCGATTACGGCAGATACCTACAGAATTACGAACGGCAATCAGAACGGGGAAAAAGAACGTGTTATTACTAAGAAAAAGGAGCTTCAGATCACTGACGATCTTTTTGAAAAAGATGCATTAGTATTTAAGAACTTCCCTTCTAGCTCAGTGGGTATTGCTGAAGTTGGCAAAACGCCTTATGTAAACATGCACTTCAAAGGCTTTCCATTCTTAGGTTTATGGTCTGCTTCTAAAGATGCGCCATTTGTCTGTATTGAGCCTTGGTTGGGTATTGCAGATACAGTAGAAGGACAAGAAGATTTCTCTAAAAAGGAAGGTGTAATTGAAGTTGCCCCTAAAGAAGCTTTCGACGCCTCATATACTATTGAAATTAATGCTTAA